Proteins encoded in a region of the Paenibacillus wynnii genome:
- a CDS encoding YaaR family protein, whose amino-acid sequence MKINPGYRPLKSDLTNVEGANRPVQQKNFSDVFQQQGEQATRDELTRQIKDIQVQGDRLSKSMTIRELTIYRTMIKRFLEETARRGVVLKETRGWDRRGRGKRYKLLDEIDEALLSLADDLLESEEGRIDLLGRVGEIRGMLINLSF is encoded by the coding sequence GTGAAAATAAATCCGGGCTATAGGCCCCTTAAGAGTGATCTGACTAATGTCGAAGGCGCAAATAGGCCAGTTCAGCAGAAGAATTTCTCTGACGTATTTCAGCAACAGGGTGAACAGGCAACTCGTGATGAGTTAACCCGGCAGATTAAGGATATTCAGGTGCAGGGTGATCGGTTGTCTAAATCGATGACCATACGTGAGTTAACCATTTATCGGACGATGATCAAACGCTTTCTGGAAGAAACAGCCCGACGAGGTGTTGTTCTGAAGGAAACACGGGGCTGGGATCGCCGCGGCCGCGGCAAGCGTTATAAACTGCTCGATGAAATAGATGAGGCTTTGCTATCTTTAGCGGACGATTTGCTGGAAAGCGAAGAGGGCCGTATAGATTTATTAGGACGGGTTGGGGAAATACGTGGAATGTTGATTAACCTTTCTTTTTAA
- a CDS encoding cyclic-di-AMP receptor — MKLIIAIIQDKDSNRLSSELVKANFRATKLASTGGFLRAGNTTFMIGIEDIQVESVLNVIRNSCKVREQLVTPVTPMSGTTDSYLPLPVEVQVGGATVFVLPVDRFEHY; from the coding sequence ATGAAATTAATCATTGCGATTATCCAGGATAAGGACAGCAACCGTTTGTCGAGTGAGCTTGTAAAGGCTAATTTCCGCGCCACAAAACTGGCAAGTACCGGTGGATTTTTGCGGGCAGGGAATACCACGTTTATGATAGGGATCGAGGACATCCAGGTTGAGAGTGTACTGAATGTCATCCGTAATAGTTGTAAGGTTCGTGAGCAGCTTGTAACTCCGGTGACTCCAATGAGTGGAACGACCGATTCATATTTGCCGCTGCCCGTAGAAGTACAGGTTGGCGGAGCGACCGTATTCGTGCTTCCTGTCGATCGTTTTGAGCATTATTAA
- the tmk gene encoding dTMP kinase encodes MAREGLFITLEGGEGSGKTTLMGRLAAYLQNRSMPYLITREPGGIEIAEKIRSIILDPAHTAMDARTEALLYAASRSQHLSERVEPALKEGLTVLCDRFVDSSLVYQGYARGLGIEEVWNINRFAIGSRMPDITFYLDIEPEIGLSRIAANQEREVNRLDLESVEFHQKVREGYQMVAAAYPERIVVLDANRPLHSVEQDIIRMLEVRILKDFQ; translated from the coding sequence GTGGCCCGCGAAGGATTATTTATTACATTAGAAGGTGGCGAGGGCTCCGGTAAGACCACATTGATGGGAAGACTAGCCGCCTATTTGCAAAATAGATCCATGCCTTACCTGATTACCCGCGAGCCTGGTGGAATTGAGATCGCAGAGAAAATACGGTCCATTATTCTAGATCCTGCCCATACAGCTATGGATGCACGGACAGAAGCCCTGCTCTATGCAGCTTCCAGAAGCCAACATTTATCGGAACGTGTCGAGCCGGCTCTAAAAGAGGGGCTGACTGTACTCTGTGATCGTTTTGTGGACAGCAGTCTTGTGTATCAAGGGTATGCCAGAGGACTAGGAATAGAGGAAGTCTGGAACATTAATCGCTTTGCGATAGGTAGCCGGATGCCCGACATTACATTCTATCTGGATATTGAGCCTGAGATTGGCTTGTCCCGAATTGCTGCGAATCAGGAACGTGAAGTGAATCGTTTGGATTTGGAGAGTGTCGAATTCCACCAAAAGGTTAGGGAAGGGTATCAGATGGTGGCAGCAGCTTATCCTGAGCGTATAGTTGTTTTGGATGCCAATCGCCCTCTTCACAGCGTAGAACAGGATATTATACGTATGCTGGAAGTCAGGATATTAAAGGATTTTCAATGA
- a CDS encoding aminotransferase class I/II-fold pyridoxal phosphate-dependent enzyme, producing MNDEQRNTAPLYEMLELYREKGNTSYHVPGHKNGRAYSDAYSAGFLSEVMRSDVTEITGTDDLHHPEGVIKEAQELAADCFGAEESFFMVGGSTAGNLALILTVCSEPGTTLILQRNVHKSVIHGLMLGGVKAVFLEPLLDSDSGIAVAPAVESVKAALAAHPDAAGVLITMPNYYGMGTDLAPLAEACHSCGVPLLVDEAHGAHYGLHPALPAGALLCGADGVVQSTHKMLPALTMGAMLHIQGPRIDRALLRQRLAMVQSSSPSYPVMASLDLARRLVHSQGPEAFTAGLAAVDTLRRGLAELPRYGLLQPAPPLQHSGGGRAASAIAITPPGEAAYVTQDPFKAVIYDATGVLDGFELQRRLEAWGCVPEMSDERHVVLAFSLGSREEDATRLLDALREIDTEIESELTGSTISAVSSLAFDQSSTVEELISNKKSDKVNISTWNNYKNNIISAPIPFSLKPVAAAEKESIPLKDSVGRIAAEMVTPYPPGIPLVYPGEMITSGICSRLTALSRVGAKFQAAADPSLGSIVVYNIRKGGEV from the coding sequence ATGAACGACGAACAGCGCAATACAGCGCCTTTATATGAAATGCTGGAACTATATAGAGAAAAGGGTAATACTTCTTATCATGTACCCGGGCATAAAAACGGACGGGCATATAGTGACGCTTACAGCGCAGGCTTTCTAAGCGAAGTTATGAGGTCTGACGTTACAGAGATTACCGGTACGGATGATCTGCATCACCCAGAAGGAGTTATAAAGGAAGCGCAGGAACTGGCGGCAGATTGCTTTGGAGCCGAGGAAAGCTTTTTTATGGTTGGGGGAAGCACAGCGGGTAATCTTGCCTTGATTCTAACGGTATGCTCGGAACCGGGGACGACCTTGATTCTGCAGCGGAATGTGCATAAATCTGTGATTCACGGGTTGATGCTGGGTGGGGTGAAGGCTGTGTTTTTGGAACCGCTGCTGGATTCTGACAGCGGCATTGCCGTAGCTCCGGCGGTGGAGTCCGTGAAGGCTGCTTTGGCAGCCCACCCTGATGCCGCAGGTGTCCTGATCACCATGCCTAATTATTACGGCATGGGAACTGATCTTGCGCCCCTAGCAGAGGCCTGCCACAGCTGCGGTGTGCCGCTGCTGGTTGACGAGGCCCACGGGGCGCATTATGGGCTGCACCCCGCGCTGCCAGCTGGGGCGCTTCTCTGTGGCGCGGACGGCGTAGTGCAGTCCACGCATAAGATGCTTCCAGCGCTGACCATGGGCGCTATGCTGCATATTCAAGGGCCGCGGATCGACCGCGCCCTGCTGCGGCAGCGGCTCGCCATGGTGCAGAGCTCCAGCCCATCATACCCCGTGATGGCTTCGCTCGATTTGGCTCGGCGGCTGGTGCACAGCCAGGGGCCAGAGGCTTTCACGGCGGGGCTCGCCGCCGTGGATACTCTACGGCGCGGCTTGGCGGAGCTGCCGCGCTATGGGTTGCTGCAGCCGGCACCGCCGCTGCAGCACTCCGGCGGAGGCCGTGCAGCCTCCGCCATAGCAATTACGCCGCCGGGTGAAGCGGCGTATGTCACACAGGACCCTTTCAAGGCCGTCATTTATGACGCCACCGGGGTCCTGGACGGGTTCGAGCTGCAGCGCCGGCTCGAAGCTTGGGGCTGTGTGCCGGAGATGAGCGACGAACGGCACGTGGTGTTAGCTTTCAGCCTAGGATCCAGAGAGGAAGATGCGACTCGTCTGCTGGATGCCCTGAGAGAGATAGATACCGAAATAGAATCCGAGCTTACAGGAAGTACGATATCAGCTGTATCCTCGCTTGCTTTTGACCAGAGCTCAACGGTGGAAGAACTCATATCGAACAAAAAATCGGACAAAGTGAATATTTCCACGTGGAACAATTACAAAAATAATATCATTTCGGCCCCGATCCCCTTTTCCCTTAAACCTGTGGCTGCTGCGGAGAAAGAAAGTATTCCGCTGAAGGACAGCGTAGGTAGAATTGCTGCAGAAATGGTCACTCCCTATCCCCCTGGCATCCCCTTAGTGTACCCTGGTGAAATGATTACCAGCGGGATATGCAGCAGACTAACAGCTTTATCTCGTGTAGGGGCCAAGTTTCAAGCAGCAGCTGATCCGTCATTAGGAAGTATAGTAGTGTACAACATTAGGAAAGGCGGAGAGGTATAA
- a CDS encoding sigma factor G inhibitor Gin, giving the protein MEEQNGQACIICGQVKEEGIVIVSHFICEDCEAEMVRTEAEDAKYRFFIGRMKKIGLQKNA; this is encoded by the coding sequence ATGGAAGAACAAAACGGGCAAGCCTGTATCATTTGCGGGCAGGTTAAAGAAGAAGGTATTGTGATTGTCTCGCATTTTATTTGTGAGGATTGCGAGGCGGAAATGGTGCGCACAGAGGCTGAAGATGCTAAGTACCGCTTTTTTATTGGGCGTATGAAAAAGATCGGCCTGCAAAAGAACGCGTGA
- a CDS encoding HD-GYP domain-containing protein, whose product MPSLSVADVKPGSKIIKDVVTPFGGVLFAKGKVILPRDMEILQAFMIELVEIEGSDAEHKTTDSNKGSAKTTSTKAAAIVKDRNSTPLHDEYDKMLALIKKSYRSVTAVTLPIYELRSQLEALVIHIKDYHVLKFVPRMLNEQDYNYHNAVLSALTSYKIAQWCNYPQKDWMQAAIAGLLHDIGNAKVDPSLLHKAEPLSSGEKEEMRMHTTYGYQFLRNVTAINEGVRLAALQHHEKIDGSGYPLRLEGSQIHFYAKIVAVADIYHAMTRARAYRKAESPYLVLEQILKESFGKLDPVIVQTFIQKTTELYTGTKIRLSDGRKGEIIFTDRSNPTRPMVQVEGGKIVNLAMERELNIQEIIS is encoded by the coding sequence ATGCCGAGTTTATCCGTTGCGGATGTGAAACCAGGTTCAAAGATTATTAAAGATGTTGTTACACCTTTTGGGGGAGTTCTGTTCGCTAAGGGAAAAGTTATATTACCGCGTGATATGGAAATCCTTCAGGCTTTTATGATAGAACTGGTAGAGATTGAAGGTAGCGACGCAGAGCATAAAACAACTGATTCGAATAAGGGTTCTGCCAAAACAACTTCCACAAAAGCGGCTGCAATAGTTAAAGATAGAAATAGCACCCCTCTTCATGATGAATACGACAAGATGCTGGCTCTCATTAAGAAAAGCTATCGGTCAGTTACTGCAGTAACGCTACCCATCTATGAGCTGCGCAGTCAGTTAGAAGCTTTGGTAATACATATTAAAGATTATCATGTTTTGAAGTTCGTTCCCCGTATGCTAAATGAACAGGATTATAACTACCATAATGCGGTGTTGTCTGCTTTGACATCATATAAGATTGCCCAATGGTGCAATTATCCGCAGAAGGACTGGATGCAGGCTGCTATAGCGGGACTGCTTCACGATATTGGGAATGCCAAGGTTGATCCCTCTCTTCTCCATAAAGCTGAGCCTCTGAGCAGTGGTGAGAAAGAGGAGATGCGAATGCACACAACTTACGGATATCAATTTTTACGTAATGTAACTGCAATTAATGAAGGTGTCAGGTTGGCTGCATTACAGCATCACGAAAAAATAGACGGTTCAGGATATCCACTCCGGCTGGAAGGGAGCCAAATTCACTTCTACGCCAAGATTGTTGCGGTTGCTGACATTTACCATGCCATGACTCGAGCGAGAGCCTACAGAAAAGCCGAGTCTCCTTATTTGGTTTTAGAACAGATTCTCAAGGAAAGCTTCGGTAAGCTGGACCCGGTGATTGTTCAAACCTTCATCCAAAAAACAACGGAGCTTTACACCGGAACTAAAATAAGACTAAGTGATGGACGTAAAGGGGAGATTATATTCACGGACCGAAGCAACCCAACGCGACCAATGGTGCAGGTTGAAGGCGGTAAGATAGTCAACCTGGCAATGGAACGCGAGCTGAACATCCAGGAGATTATTTCATAG
- the gyrA gene encoding DNA gyrase subunit A, whose product MAEQNNPQVKDRDISVEMRDSFMDYAMSIIVSRALPDVRDGLKPVHRRILFAMSELGMSPDKPHKKSARIVGEVIGKYHPHGDSAVYETMVRMAQDFSMRYMLVDGHGNFGSVDGDMAAAMRYTEARLSKIAMEMLRDLNKETVDFAPNYDGEENEPVVLPSRYPNLLVNGVSGIAVGMATNIPPHNLGEVIDGVQAMIRNPDITPMELMEFIQGPDFPTSGFILGREGIRQAYRTGRGSVTMRAKATIEENNGKARIIVHELPYQVNKARLVEKIAELVREKRIDGITDLRDESDRNGMRVVVEMRRDVNPSVVLNNLYKHTSMQSTFGINMLAIVNNEPKVLNLRDVLYHYLQHQMVVIRRRTEFDLKKAEARAHILEGLRIALDNLDEVIALIRASRTTDIAREGLMSTFSLSIEQSQAILDMRMQRLTGLEREKIENEYNELLAKIAEYKAILANESLVLEIISNELQEIRDKFADERRTEITVGEESILDEDLIPREEVIVTITHTGYIKRLPVSTYRSQKRGGRGVIGMDTKDTDFVEHLFVSNSHNYLMFFTDKGKVYRIKAYEIPELGRTARGTPIINLLQIEQGEKISAVIQVEDSDIDKYLFFSTRQGIVKKTPLEDYNNIRKGGLIAINLREDDSLIEVKLTDGQQNLIIGTARGMSITFSENDVRSMGRSATGVKGITLTGNDQVIGMDCVDEELEVLIVTSKGYGKRTPAGDYRSQTRGGKGIKTINLTEKNGPVVGLKVVKSDEDLMIITTSGTLIRTSMDGISTMGRYAQGVKLINIREDDAVATLCRADKNEEEELSDIEEGGLVVEEISDSTEPETDVEGEVDTLE is encoded by the coding sequence ATGGCTGAACAAAATAACCCGCAAGTTAAAGATCGGGACATCAGTGTAGAAATGCGTGATTCCTTTATGGATTATGCAATGAGCATCATTGTTAGCCGAGCTTTACCGGATGTGCGGGACGGACTAAAACCGGTTCACCGACGCATTTTGTTTGCGATGTCTGAACTTGGAATGTCTCCGGATAAGCCTCACAAGAAATCGGCGAGAATCGTCGGTGAAGTTATTGGTAAGTATCATCCCCACGGCGACTCAGCTGTTTATGAGACCATGGTACGTATGGCTCAGGACTTTTCTATGCGCTACATGCTTGTTGATGGACATGGTAACTTCGGTTCTGTGGACGGTGATATGGCAGCAGCGATGCGGTATACGGAAGCACGTCTTTCCAAGATCGCAATGGAAATGCTTCGGGATCTTAATAAAGAGACAGTAGACTTTGCACCCAACTATGACGGTGAAGAGAATGAGCCGGTTGTATTGCCATCTCGTTATCCGAACTTGCTTGTAAATGGTGTGTCGGGTATTGCTGTTGGTATGGCGACTAATATTCCACCACATAATCTAGGTGAGGTTATTGATGGAGTGCAAGCGATGATCCGCAACCCTGATATTACACCTATGGAATTAATGGAATTTATTCAAGGCCCTGATTTCCCTACGTCTGGATTCATTTTGGGTCGAGAAGGTATTCGTCAGGCTTACCGCACAGGACGTGGTTCTGTTACTATGCGAGCCAAAGCTACCATCGAGGAGAATAACGGGAAAGCTCGTATTATTGTTCATGAACTTCCATACCAGGTGAACAAAGCACGTCTGGTTGAGAAGATTGCCGAATTGGTTCGTGAGAAGCGGATTGACGGTATCACTGATCTTCGTGATGAATCCGACCGTAACGGTATGCGTGTAGTAGTTGAGATGAGACGGGATGTTAACCCTAGTGTGGTCCTAAATAATCTTTACAAGCATACTTCTATGCAGTCGACATTCGGTATCAATATGCTTGCTATCGTGAACAATGAGCCTAAGGTGCTTAACCTGCGTGATGTGTTGTATCACTATTTGCAGCATCAAATGGTTGTTATTCGCCGCCGGACTGAATTTGATCTGAAAAAGGCGGAAGCACGCGCTCATATCTTGGAAGGTCTTCGTATCGCGCTCGATAATCTAGATGAGGTTATCGCCTTGATTCGTGCATCCCGTACAACGGATATTGCCCGTGAAGGCTTAATGAGTACTTTTAGTCTCAGTATTGAGCAGTCCCAGGCCATCCTCGACATGCGTATGCAGCGTCTTACAGGTCTGGAACGTGAAAAGATTGAGAACGAGTATAACGAGCTCTTGGCTAAAATTGCAGAATATAAAGCGATTTTGGCAAATGAATCTCTTGTACTGGAAATTATCAGTAATGAACTGCAGGAAATCCGCGATAAATTTGCAGATGAGCGCCGTACGGAGATTACTGTAGGTGAAGAGAGCATTCTGGATGAGGACCTTATTCCACGCGAAGAGGTTATAGTTACAATTACTCATACCGGATATATCAAACGCCTGCCAGTAAGCACCTACCGCAGTCAGAAGCGGGGAGGACGCGGCGTTATCGGTATGGATACGAAGGACACGGATTTTGTGGAGCATTTATTCGTAAGTAATTCCCATAATTACTTGATGTTCTTTACCGATAAGGGTAAGGTCTACCGGATTAAAGCCTATGAGATTCCGGAGCTTGGACGAACTGCACGGGGAACACCGATTATCAATCTGCTTCAGATTGAACAAGGTGAGAAGATTAGTGCTGTGATCCAGGTCGAGGATAGCGACATCGATAAATATCTGTTCTTCTCCACCCGCCAGGGTATTGTGAAGAAAACGCCGCTTGAAGACTATAACAATATCCGCAAAGGCGGACTGATTGCTATTAATCTTCGTGAGGATGATTCTCTAATTGAGGTCAAGCTTACAGACGGGCAGCAGAATTTAATTATCGGTACCGCACGCGGTATGTCGATCACATTCTCTGAGAATGACGTAAGATCAATGGGCCGGAGTGCTACGGGTGTCAAAGGCATAACTCTTACCGGAAATGATCAAGTTATCGGAATGGATTGTGTTGATGAAGAGCTTGAAGTTCTAATCGTTACTTCCAAGGGTTACGGTAAACGGACACCAGCTGGTGATTACCGTTCACAGACTCGTGGTGGTAAAGGAATTAAGACAATCAACCTTACCGAGAAGAATGGTCCTGTAGTGGGCTTAAAAGTTGTTAAGAGTGACGAAGACCTTATGATCATTACGACCAGTGGTACCTTAATCCGTACCAGCATGGATGGAATTTCGACAATGGGACGTTATGCTCAGGGGGTTAAACTGATTAACATTCGTGAGGATGATGCGGTAGCTACCCTTTGTCGAGCTGACAAGAATGAGGAAGAAGAACTGTCCGATATTGAAGAGGGCGGACTAGTAGTGGAAGAGATAAGCGATTCAACCGAACCCGAAACAGATGTTGAAGGCGAAGTAGATACGCTGGAATAG
- a CDS encoding YheC/YheD family protein, with amino-acid sequence MRIQRVSSKWAKTKAILRNRDLAVYIPDTRKYSLDTLEEMLILYDMVYIKPDRGTYGSGVMRVEQRVVTLSASTQGDQENQEDPPENLEVKVENTKLMYILRYLKSAEVFSSPEELDRALIKIIQNQPYLIQKGINLLTHKQRPFDLRVLTQKNLDGLWETTGMLSRVAAPHKIITNYHSGGKIKSVKAVLEDHMNTFEVDSTINQLKALGVLMARQLERTYPGIKEIGLDVALDPHHNLWLLEINTLPSIVVFKLFSDKSIYRRIHRYAAAYGRVKNNRSAISSRRKGISRISG; translated from the coding sequence ATGAGGATTCAACGGGTCTCCAGTAAGTGGGCTAAAACTAAGGCTATCTTGCGAAATCGCGATCTCGCTGTTTACATCCCAGATACCCGTAAATATTCACTTGATACTCTTGAAGAAATGCTTATCTTATATGATATGGTGTACATTAAACCGGATCGGGGTACTTACGGCAGCGGGGTAATGAGAGTAGAACAGCGAGTCGTCACACTAAGCGCAAGTACTCAAGGTGATCAAGAGAATCAAGAGGACCCGCCAGAGAATCTAGAAGTAAAGGTAGAGAACACGAAGCTCATGTATATTTTGAGATACCTCAAGTCAGCAGAGGTATTCTCTTCCCCGGAGGAACTCGATAGGGCTTTAATTAAAATAATTCAAAATCAGCCCTATCTCATTCAGAAAGGGATTAATCTTTTAACACACAAGCAGCGGCCTTTCGATCTACGGGTGCTCACGCAGAAAAATTTAGATGGGCTTTGGGAGACTACAGGGATGTTAAGCAGAGTTGCCGCTCCTCATAAAATTATTACTAATTATCATAGTGGCGGTAAGATCAAGTCTGTTAAAGCAGTACTTGAAGATCATATGAACACCTTTGAGGTCGATTCCACCATAAACCAGTTAAAAGCACTCGGCGTCCTTATGGCGAGGCAATTAGAGAGAACATACCCTGGAATAAAGGAAATCGGCCTGGATGTGGCCCTTGATCCCCATCATAATTTGTGGTTGTTGGAGATTAATACGTTACCCTCCATTGTTGTCTTTAAATTATTTTCTGACAAATCTATTTATCGAAGAATCCATCGATATGCTGCAGCCTACGGTCGTGTTAAGAATAATCGCTCTGCTATTTCTTCAAGACGTAAAGGTATTTCAAGAATTTCTGGGTAA
- the gyrB gene encoding DNA topoisomerase (ATP-hydrolyzing) subunit B, which translates to MSMNQPTYDESQIQVLEGLEAVRKRPGMYIGSTSAKGLHHLVWEVVDNSIDEALAGYCDRIQVIIHENNSVTVIDNGRGIPVGENAKLKKSTLEVVMTVLHAGGKFGGGGYKVSGGLHGVGISVVNALSEKVVVTVKRDGHVYQQEYRRGAPQYDIKVIGDTDETGTTTTFHPDPEIFTETTTFEYSTLLTRVRELAFLNKGIELSLHDERTDVSNTFKYEGGIVEYVKYLNEKREALHEDPIYVEGSRDMIHVEVALQYNDSYTENIYSFANNINTHEGGTHESGFKSALTRIINDYARKAGVIKDSSSNLTGDDVREGLTAIISVKIPEPQFEGQTKTKLGNSEVRGIVESLFGEKLQEFLEENPAVSRRVLEKSLQASRAREAARKARELTRRKSALEVSALPGKLADCSSKDASISELFIVEGDSAGGSAKQGRDRHFQAILPLRGKILNVEKARLDRILSNAEIRAIITALGTSISDDFDLSKARYHKVVIMTDADVDGAHIRTLLLTFFYRYMRKLVDAGYIYIAQPPLFKVERNKVIRYANSEKERDEIIAGFGENVKVNVQRYKGLGEMNATQLWDTTMDPESRMMLQVTIDDAMLADSIFDTLMGDNVEPRREFIQEHAKMVKNLDV; encoded by the coding sequence ATGTCAATGAATCAACCGACATATGATGAGAGCCAGATTCAGGTGCTGGAAGGGCTCGAAGCGGTCCGAAAGCGTCCCGGCATGTATATTGGTTCCACTAGCGCTAAAGGTCTGCACCATTTGGTGTGGGAAGTAGTAGATAATAGTATCGATGAAGCCCTAGCCGGTTATTGCGACCGTATCCAAGTAATTATCCACGAGAATAATAGTGTAACTGTTATTGATAATGGACGCGGTATCCCTGTAGGGGAGAATGCTAAGCTGAAAAAATCCACACTCGAAGTAGTTATGACTGTCCTGCATGCAGGAGGTAAGTTCGGTGGCGGTGGATATAAAGTATCTGGCGGTCTGCATGGCGTAGGTATATCGGTTGTCAACGCTTTGTCCGAGAAGGTTGTCGTTACCGTCAAACGTGATGGGCATGTATACCAGCAGGAGTACAGACGTGGAGCACCGCAGTATGACATCAAGGTTATCGGTGATACGGATGAGACAGGAACGACTACAACATTCCACCCAGACCCGGAGATTTTCACCGAAACTACAACTTTTGAATATTCAACACTGCTTACCCGTGTCCGTGAGTTAGCTTTTCTTAACAAGGGGATCGAGCTTTCGCTTCATGATGAACGGACGGATGTATCCAATACGTTCAAATATGAGGGCGGAATTGTTGAGTATGTGAAATATTTGAACGAAAAAAGAGAAGCTCTACATGAAGATCCTATCTATGTTGAAGGCTCACGGGATATGATTCATGTGGAAGTGGCTCTCCAATATAATGATTCTTACACAGAGAATATTTATTCTTTTGCTAATAATATTAATACGCATGAAGGCGGAACGCATGAATCCGGCTTTAAGAGTGCACTGACACGTATAATCAACGATTATGCTCGTAAAGCTGGAGTAATCAAGGACAGCAGCTCTAACTTAACGGGGGATGACGTGCGTGAAGGTTTGACGGCGATTATTTCCGTTAAAATACCTGAGCCGCAGTTCGAAGGTCAAACGAAGACGAAGCTTGGTAACAGTGAAGTTCGCGGGATTGTGGAATCACTTTTTGGAGAGAAACTACAGGAATTCCTTGAGGAAAATCCAGCGGTCTCACGCCGGGTTCTAGAGAAGTCTTTACAAGCTTCCCGGGCACGTGAGGCTGCTCGCAAAGCACGGGAACTAACACGCCGTAAGAGTGCTCTAGAAGTAAGTGCCCTGCCGGGTAAGCTTGCTGACTGCTCTTCCAAGGATGCCTCCATCAGCGAATTGTTCATCGTCGAAGGTGACTCTGCCGGTGGATCGGCCAAGCAGGGCCGTGACCGTCATTTTCAAGCCATTCTTCCGCTGCGCGGCAAGATCCTGAACGTTGAGAAAGCTCGTTTGGATCGTATTTTGTCCAATGCTGAGATTCGGGCTATTATTACAGCTTTGGGTACCAGTATCAGTGATGACTTTGATCTGTCAAAAGCTCGTTATCACAAAGTAGTTATCATGACGGATGCCGATGTTGATGGAGCGCACATTAGAACGCTGCTTCTGACCTTCTTCTACCGCTACATGAGAAAACTGGTCGATGCCGGGTATATTTATATCGCTCAGCCGCCACTATTCAAAGTGGAACGCAATAAAGTAATTCGTTATGCGAATTCCGAGAAGGAACGCGACGAAATTATTGCTGGATTCGGCGAGAATGTAAAAGTTAATGTTCAACGCTATAAAGGTCTCGGCGAAATGAACGCGACGCAATTATGGGACACTACAATGGATCCTGAGAGCCGCATGATGCTTCAGGTAACGATTGACGATGCCATGCTGGCCGATAGTATTTTTGACACACTTATGGGTGACAACGTTGAACCACGACGCGAATTCATTCAGGAGCATGCAAAGATGGTCAAGAATCTTGACGTGTAA
- the remB gene encoding extracellular matrix regulator RemB, with amino-acid sequence MYIHLGGEKIIRSSELIAIFDISIEKSSKISKQFVVHAQESKGLERIGEEEAKSIVVTKNIVYYSPISSSTLKKRAKILLEI; translated from the coding sequence ATGTATATTCATTTGGGCGGGGAGAAGATTATTCGTTCTTCAGAATTGATTGCCATATTTGATATTTCGATTGAGAAATCCTCCAAGATATCCAAGCAATTTGTCGTTCATGCTCAAGAAAGTAAAGGGCTGGAGCGAATTGGCGAAGAGGAAGCAAAATCAATTGTAGTGACAAAAAATATCGTATACTACTCCCCCATCTCCTCCTCCACTCTTAAAAAAAGAGCCAAAATTTTATTAGAGATTTAG